CTTAAGGTCCATTGGGTTCATGCCAGCTGCAACGGCTTTTAGGCCTTCGTTAACAATAGCTTGCGCTAGTACAGTTGCAGTTGTGGTACCGTCACCGGCTGCATCGTTGGCTTTAGAAGCAACTTCTTTCACCATTTGTGCACCCATGTTTTCGAACTTATCTTCTAGTTCGATTTCTTTTGCTACTGACACACCATCTTTAGTAATGAGTGGTGCACCAAAGCTTTTGTCTAGTACTACGTTACGACCTTTAGGGCCTAAAGTGACTTTAACTGCGTTAGCTAGAACGTTAACACCCGCAAGCATTTTTACGCGTGCGTCGTTGCCAAATTGAACTTCTTTAGCTGCCATTGTGTAAATCCTTCAATAATTGATTAAGTGAATAACTAGTTGGGGAGGCTTAGCCTACTACCGCTACTAGGTCAGATTCAGACAGGATAAGTACTTCTTCACCGTCAATTTTTTCTTTTTTCACGCCGTAACCTTCGTTGAAGATCACCACGTCGCCCACTTTTACGTCTAGTGGTTGAACTGTGCCATTTTCTAAAATACGGCCGTTGCCCACGGCTAATATTTCACCACGCGTTGAAACTTCTGCAGCGCTACCAGTCAATACAATGCCACCCGCTGAGGTTGACTCAACTTCGGTACGCTTAACGATTACGCGGTCATGTAATGGACGAATATTCATCTATGAACTCTCCTAATGATGTGATGCCCAATATTAACAAGGCGTTTTAAAACAGGGTTACCCCTAGATGGATGTTGATATGGGGGTAATCGATCACAGATCCAAGGGGATTGGTAAAAAAATCTATAATTTTTTTAAGTCGGTTTTATTAATGGCTGGTTAATCCTGTTAGAATTCGCCTCCCTTATTGATGTCCTAGTTGTTGCATGAACGATAAACACGGTTTACTCACTCAACCTATTGGGCGTGTGTTAATGAACATGACCCTACCTAACCTACTCGGTATTTTAACCGTGTTGGGTAGCAGTTTGGTGGACATGTTTTTTATCGGAAAGCTTGGCACAGAGCCGTTAGCAGCGATTAGCTTCACCTTCCCGGTTACTCTGGTTATCTCAAGTATTGTGATTGGTATAGGCGCAGGGCTTTCGACCAACCTTGGTAGGCTGATAGGTTCGGGCAATCAGCAGACCGCCAAGGTGTTTTTGTTCGATGTAATCTGCATCACATTTACCATCATTAGTGTCCTGTGCCTGATTGGCCTGATGTTCATTGACCCATTATTTACGCTGCTGGGTGCCAACAGTGACATCTTATTGCTGATCCACGACTACATGATTTATGCCTTTCTTGGTGCACCGTTTTTAGCGCTATTGATGGTCGGTAATCAGGCACTAAGAGCTACTGGCGATACTAAGCCACCTGCGCAAATTATGATTTCAGCAGCGATAGTAAACATCATCCTCGACCCGATTTTAATCTTTGGCGTTGGCCCAATTCCGGCAATGGGATTAAAGGGTGCAGCGATTGCGACCACTGTATCTTGGCTAGTGGCGCTGTCTGTTTCTGGGTATTTGATTTTAATCAAGCGTGAACTGGTAAAATTTGCGCCGTTTTGCCGCGCGCGCTTAGTTAAAAACTGGCGCTCATTAGCACATATCGCCAGACCCGCTGCACTTATGAACATGATAAACCCGATTGCCAACGGCGTACTGATGGCAATGCTAGCAAGGGTTGACCATGCTAGCGTGGCGGCATTTGGTACTGGGGTAAAAATCGAATCAGTCTTGTTGATTGTGGTAATGGCGCTGTCATCAAGCTTATCGCCGTTCATCGCACAAAACTTAGGTGCAGGGCAACCGCAAAGAGCGAAACAGGCGCTGTTAATGTCGCTCAAGTTTGTGCTGATATTCCAAAGCTTGCTGTACATTCCACTGCTGTTTAGCGTCGATTTCTTAACTGGCTTGTTTACCGACGACCCACAAGTAGTCAAAGGGCTAAGCTTTTACCTCACATTTCTGCCGCTGGCTTATGGGCCATTAGGCATGGTGATTGTGTTTGCCAACAGCTTAAACGCCTATCATCAGCCAGTAACGTCACTGCTGATTAACCTCACCCGCTTGTTCTTAATCATGCTGCCTCTGGCAGCACTGGGCTTAGCCATTGGCGGTGAAACAGGGTTAATGTTGGCGCTGCCAATTACCAATACCATTATGGGCGCCGCTTGTTATTACATGGCAACCAGAGTAAGTGAGCCAACACTGGCGCAGCGCCGCCATGCTGCCGATGCAGTCATTGAATGATTTAGTGAATAGCATTAACGAATAAGTTGGCCAAGTAACCGCCTAAAAGTCATCTCAGCGAATACAAAATTGACAGCACTTGAGCTTGCTGCATAACTTGCTTAACCTAGCAGTATCCTCCAACCGCGCTAAACTTTTAGGCTCAAAGTATATGAAAAAAGCCAATAAAGCGGCGATGTTGTCCGCGCTCATTTGCCCCGGCCTTGGGCTATTTCACCTCAAGCAACGCCTCCTCGGCGCGGCGTTTATGCTGGCTGCATGTGCACCACTATTTATGGTTGCGAAGCTTATTTTTGCTCAAGCCAACAAAGTGGTAGATAGAATACTGAGCGGTGAAGTGAGCAACGACTTTTTAAGCATTCACGCTGCGGTAACCGAGCTTCCCAAAGGCGAGGCAAGCGAGCAATTACAGCTCTACACCTTATGTTTTATAGGTGTTTGGCTAATC
This DNA window, taken from Shewanella maritima, encodes the following:
- a CDS encoding co-chaperone GroES — protein: MNIRPLHDRVIVKRTEVESTSAGGIVLTGSAAEVSTRGEILAVGNGRILENGTVQPLDVKVGDVVIFNEGYGVKKEKIDGEEVLILSESDLVAVVG
- a CDS encoding MATE family efflux transporter codes for the protein MNDKHGLLTQPIGRVLMNMTLPNLLGILTVLGSSLVDMFFIGKLGTEPLAAISFTFPVTLVISSIVIGIGAGLSTNLGRLIGSGNQQTAKVFLFDVICITFTIISVLCLIGLMFIDPLFTLLGANSDILLLIHDYMIYAFLGAPFLALLMVGNQALRATGDTKPPAQIMISAAIVNIILDPILIFGVGPIPAMGLKGAAIATTVSWLVALSVSGYLILIKRELVKFAPFCRARLVKNWRSLAHIARPAALMNMINPIANGVLMAMLARVDHASVAAFGTGVKIESVLLIVVMALSSSLSPFIAQNLGAGQPQRAKQALLMSLKFVLIFQSLLYIPLLFSVDFLTGLFTDDPQVVKGLSFYLTFLPLAYGPLGMVIVFANSLNAYHQPVTSLLINLTRLFLIMLPLAALGLAIGGETGLMLALPITNTIMGAACYYMATRVSEPTLAQRRHAADAVIE